The following are from one region of the Nicotiana tabacum cultivar K326 chromosome 3, ASM71507v2, whole genome shotgun sequence genome:
- the LOC107801057 gene encoding protein REVEILLE 1-like, with protein MTVQDQSKSDTILPSGSRTSLDVGAPADEYAPKIRKPYTISKQRERWSDEEHRKFIEALKLHGRAWRRIEEHVGTKTAVQIRSHAQKFFSKVVRESNNGDVSSVKSIEIPPPRPKRKPMHPYPRKLAIPVKSGTLAPEISKRSASPNLCLSETENQSPTSVLSARGSDAFGTVDSSKPSESPSPVSSAVSENCGDLVLSEQSDFNLEKRRSSPAQAYASSNPDNQACVKLELFPEDIDFVKEGSVEASSTHSLKLFGKTVFVADSCVLSSPTSGQILLADVNDEPASRTLSQNSFPMKFSPSDSECAPSTVTMYHSPAANGSPRPNKSVSCHLLSWGSSYVSAAFSCTQVHNPIPMKGRALFDHKDSEDQEIQKEGSSTGSNTESVSAELSVDKSLGVEAQISRNQEARRELFSIRASVPSLFERRANSTKRVKGFVPYKRCLAERGISSSTLTGEEREEKRTRLCL; from the exons ATGACTGTACAG GATCAAAGCAAGTCTGACACGATCCTTCCCAGCGGGAGTAGGACTTCACTTGATGTTGGAGCTCCTGCAGATGAATATGCTCCTAAG ATAAGAAAACCATACACCATTTCAAAACAAAGGGAGAGGTGGTCAGATGAAGAGCATAGAAAGTTCATTGAAGCTTTAAAGCTGCATGGCAGGGCATGGCGACGTATAGAAG AGCACGTGGGCACCAAAACTGCAGTTCAGATCAGAAGCCATGCTCAGAAGTTTTTCTCAAAG GTTGTTCGGGAATCGAATAATGGTGATGTAAGCTCTGTGAAATCCATTGAGATCCCTCCTCCTCGGCCTAAAAGAAAGCCAATGCACCCTTATCCTCGTAAATTGGCAATTCCAGTTAAAAGTGGAACCCTAGCTCCAGAAATATCGAAGAGGTCTGCATCACCAAATCTCTGTCTCTCGGAAACAGAGAATCAGTCTCCTACGTCTGTGTTGTCAGCCCGTGGTTCAGATGCATTTGGCACGGTAGATTCTAGTAAGCCAAGTGAAAGCCCATCACCTGTTTCATCAGCTGTTTCTGAGAATTGTGGTGATCTTGTACTCTCCGAACAATCAGATTTCAATCTAGAGAAGAGAAGATCTTCACCTGCCCAAGCATATGCTAGTTCAAATCCAGACAACCAGGCTTGCGTG AAACTGGAGTTGTTTCCGGAAGACATTGATTTTGTGAAAGAAGGCTCAGTTGAGGCATCGTCCACTCATAGTCTGAAGCTATTTGGTAAAACCGTATTTGTCGCTGATTCTTGTGTACTTTCCTCTCCAACATCTGGCCAAATATTGTTGGCAGATGTCAATGATGAACCAGCATCACGAACGTTGTCTCAGAACTCCTTCCCTATGAAATTTTCACCCTCGGATTCAGAATGTGCCCCAAGTACTGTAACTATGTATCACTCGCCAGCAGCAAATGGAAGTCCAAGGCCTAACAAAAGTGTGTCTTGCCATCTGTTGTCGTGGGGATCATCATACGTATCTGCTGCATTTTCTTGCACTCAGGTGCataatccaattccaatgaaggGGCGTGCACTCTTCGATCACAAAGATTCGGAAGATCAGGAAATTCAAAAGGAAGGGTCTTCCACTGGCTCCAACACCGAATCAGTAAGTGCAGAGTTGAGTGTAGACAAGAGTTTGGGAGTTGAAGCTCAGATTAGCCGAAATCAAGAGGCAAGGAGGGAATTATTCTCCATTAGAGCTAGCGTACCCTCTTTGTTTGAGCGAAGAGCAAATTCCACGAAGCGTGTGAAGGGTTTTGTTCCTTATAAGAGATGTTTAGCTGAAAGGGGCATCAGTTCCTCAACATTAACTggagaagaaagagaagagaagCGAACCCGGTTATGCTTGTAG
- the LOC142176375 gene encoding uncharacterized protein LOC142176375: MAIDQNVEELLIMGDSDLIIRQAQGEWETRDVKLIPYKKHVEDLSKRFKSIEFRYIPRCHNELADALATLASMLPYPGNAHVDPLEIQIRESQGYCNTIEAAPNTQPWYHDIKKFLKT, from the coding sequence ATGGCAATAGACCAAAATGTCGAAGAGTTGTTGATCATGGGAGACTCAGatctgattatccggcaagcccaaggagaatgggaaacccgagatgttAAGCTTATCCCTTACAAGAAGCATGTGGAAGACCTCAGCAAGCGATttaagtcaatagagttcaggtacattcctcgttGTCACAACGAATTAGCCgacgcacttgctactttggcctcaATGTTGCCGTATCCAGGCAATGCTCACGTAGATCCCTTGGAAATTCAAATTCGGGAAAGCCAAGGTTATTGTAATACAATTGAAGCAGCACCAAATACCCAAccatggtaccatgacatcaaaaaGTTTCTGAAAACttaa